CCTTTTGGACCTATTTCCTGTTGGCTGGCTAGTTGAAGCTTCTGCAGTAGTTCTTGGAGGATTGAAGCTTCTTGCACCTGTTTTTGCACCTCTCCTTGCAGCAGCAGTACCAGCACCAGAAGGAGAAGAATTTGCAGCTCTAGCAGATGAACTAGCAGCTCTAGCAGATGTAGCAGCAGCTCTAGCAGAGTTGCCCCTTGAAGCAGCAACAGATGAACCCCTTGAAGCATATGTAGAGCTTGCACCCCTAGGAGTTGTTGTACCAGATGTTGAGCTTCCACCTTGCTGCCATGCAGGGGCTGTCCTGTTTTCCTGCAATTATTTTTGTTGGATAAATTTCAGTGATACTTAATGAATGATGAGACAGAGAAGGAAGTCAAAAAGAACATACCATGTGTTTGTTCTTCCTAATTTGCAGATCTGGCCTCAATGGCTTTGGACAACTTGTGTATTTGTGGCCCTACAACTTGCAGTTACTACAAGTTATTGTAGCCATCCTTGATGCCTGCTTTGCTTGATGAGGCTCAAACCTGCCTTTCTTCCATTTCTCTTCTACTGGTCCCTTCTTGTCTTCTTTGAACTGAGGTGGGTCAATGTCAGGAGTTGCAGTTTTGACCCAACAACCAGGACTAGGAACAGGGTAAATTATAGGCTTATATCACTCCAAGTACATAGCCTTTTTGAAGAACACATTTACATGGTCCTCTGGTAGTTGTTTGGACATGTAGATGGCGGAACAACCATGGTTGCAAGGAAATCCAGAGATGTCCCACTTCTTACAGCCACATGTTTTCAGGTTAGTGTCAACAGAGTAGGTCTTGTCCCCACTACTCACTTGGAAAAGACCTGGTCCCACTATCAATGATTTGTAGTCCCTTGCATATCTCTTGTTCATCTCTAACTTCTCAGCATAAGTTGGTGCAATTTCCCATGTTGAAACTAGTCCACCCTCTCTCGTTTGCTGATACCTTACCAGAAATTTGTCCTTGACCCCATTGATCATGGTGACAATTGGCTTGTTCCTTACATCAAGTATGTACTTATTAAAAACTTCACTTAAGTTATTGACAACCAGATCAGTTTTGCAGTTAGTATCCATTGCATGTCTTGACCAATCTTTTGGAGGAATCCTTGACATCCACTCCCAAGCAGCCTGGCACTCAGTATTCTTGCTCTCCATTGCTAACAGAAAGTCATGTTCAGTGTAAGCATATGCACCTGCATCCATGCATTTCTTTAAGTCTTCTCCTCTGAATCCTGCTCTCTAAAAGTTGGCATAAATGTGCCTCAAGCAGTACCTATGAGGGTAGTTTGGAAAGACTGATGTGACTGCATTCAACAGACACTGCAAAGGATTTTGAATTTGTTTAAATGAAAGAATTTATCAAaacaaattttgaattttgaatttttaAAGAAATTATCAAAACAAACCCTGCTATTTAACTGTTGTAGTATATTATTTCAATTTAACTGTTGTAGTATATTATTTTGATTTAATTCAATTTAATAGTTGTAGTAATATTATTTTGATTTATGTGTCGACAAGATGTGTTACCACTGGACACATGCCAACTACGGTAGGTGGGTTCGAAGAAAGGTTGCTTGTCCTATGTTGACCCATAAGGGTCACCTAGGCTATCTTGACCTAAGTGTCGACAAGATGCGTTACCACTCGACACATGCCAACTAGGGTAGGTGGGTTCAAAGAAAGGTTGCTTGGGCTATGTTGACCTATaagggtgctacctcttgagcatgcgttggttttcccttgaagaggaaagggtgatgcagcaaagtagcgtaagtatttccctcagtttttgacaaccaaggtatcaatccagtaggagactacacgcaaatcgcctagtacctacacaaacaatcaagaaccttgcaaccaacgcgataaaggggttgtcaatcccttcacggccacttgcaaaagtgagatctgataaagataataagataaatatttttggtatttttttgtatagattggaaaataaagatttcAAAATAAACAGCGTCAtaaaaatagctagttgacgggaaactaatatgatgtaaaatagacccgggggccataggtttcactagtggcttctctcatgatagcatatattacggtgggtgaacaaattactaccgagcaattgatagaaaagcgcatacttatgagaatatctaggcatgatcatgaatataggcatcacgtccgtgtcaagtagaccaaaacgattctgcatctactactattactccacacatcgaccgctatccagcatgcatctagagtattaagttcataagaacagagaacgcattaggcaagatgacatgatgtagagggataaactcaagcaatatgtaATAAACcgcatctttttatcctcgatggcaacacctgtgggtttatttttctttctttacttttagtctttatcataaaaataccaaaaatattatattatcatctctatcagatctcacttttgcaagtggccgtgaagggattgacaacccctttatcacgttggttgcaaggttcttatttgtttgtgtaggtgcgtgggacttgagcgtggtctcctactggattgataccttggttctcaaaaactgagggaaatacttacgctatttactacatcaccctttcctcttcaagggaaaaccaatgcagtgctcaagaggtagcaagaaggatttctggcaccattgccagggagtctacgcacaagtcaagataTACCAAGTGACAATCACAAACTCTCATCCgtcacattacattattttccatttgcctctcgttttcctctcccccacttcacccttgccgttttattcgccttctttttcgttTGTCTTTTTCTTGCCAGATCTAATGTTTGCTtttgttaccatgtgccttctttttgcttgcatctttgcttgctcaaaatctattgatatggatccacttaaagtgttctccttggatcatcttcgatccttatgcgctcgtgctgaaaccccaactagcctagttgatgggaaatctttagatgagcatgctcattttgggCGTCAccatttgtctgaaaaagggaagctcttatggtaccaaataaatagtttgctatgctatgcttgtaatCTTTGTGAAAtctatgattttacttgttgctctaagaaccctaaaaaacaccttccctacctatgtgagtttaatgataa
The Aegilops tauschii subsp. strangulata cultivar AL8/78 chromosome 3, Aet v6.0, whole genome shotgun sequence genome window above contains:
- the LOC141020716 gene encoding uncharacterized protein, which translates into the protein MVAVKISNEPTFCIKNMILEHTCPTQSEKTRISSKWLGNKMLETIRSDPNTTIPAIVDKAKRQFGVEVPKMMAWRAKRKAKVIVLGDHKRKYKRLRDYLKTVKARNPGSRCIVSTRAGFRGEDLKKCMDAGAYAYTEHDFLLAMESKNTECQAAWEWMSRIPPKDWSRHAMDTNCKTDLVVNNLSEVFNKYILDVRNKPIVTMINGVKDKFLVRYQQTREGGLVSTWEIAPTYAEKLEMNKRYARDYKSLIVGPGLFQVSSGDKTYSVDTNLKTCGCKKWDISGFPCNHGCSAIYMSKQLPEDHVNVFFKKAMYLE